Genomic DNA from Crateriforma spongiae:
ACGACGGTGGCGGTCGGTCGGCCGTCCCCGGTCAGGTGGCTGATCAACGGTGCGGCGACCGCCTCCAACAATTCCAAATCCATCAGCGCACCGTCGATCGTTTCGGTCGGTTCGATCGCCGGTTGGTTCGCGTCGTCCGAATCGACGGGCGTGGAAAGCTGATGCAACCGTTGGGCCAAGCGTTCGCTTGGAAAACCCCCCGGCGCGGTGATCAGTGTGTCATCGCGAATGCGTCCGGCGATTTCCAACTGGCGACGCGTGCGTCGAATCGCATCACTGTCGCCGGCGATGATCGGGTCGTGGATCCGTCGATCTTCATCCATCCAGATCCGCAGATGGCGTTGCAGTTCGATGGACGCTTGCCAAGAAGGATCGTTTGTCTGGGATGGATACAGCGGAAAGCGATCCGAAGGCCCGATCCAACCGATTGTCAGTGATCGCCCGGGGGCGGTCGGCCAAGAAAGAAAGGCCGCACATTCGACCAGACCCGGTGCCGCGTTCGGACATTCGGGGCCGGACCACGGCACGACCAACAAGCCGGTAACCCCACGACCCGGGGGCGGTGTCAGATGAGCCGCACAGCGCGACAGGGCATCATCGTCGCCGGCGGATGTGACACGCACGCCGATCAATTCGTCGCTGTCACAGCGCAATCGATCGCCGACGGCGTCGGTCGCCAGGGCGATCCGGTCATCTTCATCCAGGACCCACATTGCCAAGCCGTGCTGGGTCAACAGCTTGGCGAACGAACGCAGTTGCGTAACGTTTGGCAACGGCTAAGCCCCCGAAAGCGGGATCGACGGACGAAAGGTACGGACTTGTCCCTGCAAAGGGATGCATCAACGCCGGACCGTTCGCCGCGTCTGGCCGCGGGATCTGCGTCTTACACGTCGAAACCCGCCGCCGTCGGCCTAGAACGTGTCCAGGATGAAGTGATGTCCGCTGTGGAACCGGCGGTTGCTGGGATAAAAGTTGTGCCAGCGTTTGTTGTACACCGGAATCCGCATTTCGGACGGATAACGATGGTACAAGCTGTCGCTGCTTTTGTAGTAGTCTTGCCCGTAGAAGTTCTGCGGGTAATAGACGTACGGATAGTGATAAAAGCGGTTCCAGTCATGCGGTCTGGCGCCGCCACCCCATGCCTGACCATAGGCACGAGGTTCGGCCGAGGCCGGTTGAATGGTGGCAAAAGCCGCGGCCGCTAAAACGGCGGCAATGAAAATCTGACGGATCATCCTGTGATTTCCCCCTACGAACGACATGGCGCAGCCGGCAAATGGGATATCCCCTGCAATCCGACGCACCCGTTCTATCGGCACGTCCGTCATGGCGGGTTGAGTCGATTCGGGGAACGCTTTTGCCTTCTCAGCGCGGGGCCGCCCTACGTATGATGAACCACAACGCGCGAGCGATCCCGCCGGAGACGCTGGATTCCGCTGCAACGATGTCCCCATGCTTTTGAATGACGTTTCACCGAAAAAGGCTGTCATGTTCCGCCGAACCCCGCTCGCCATCGTCGCTTCGCTGTTGGCCTGTTTCGCGACCCTGACCCCCTGGGGCGGGACATCGGTGGCACTGGGCTGCCCCTTTTGCAACGCGATTTCGCAAACGCTTCGCCAGGAAATGCAGGCCATGGACGTCGTGGCCATCGCGACCGTGGTCGACACCGAAACGACGCGTGACAGCGAAACCGGCGGTGTCCGGATGCGTATCGAAACGATCCTGAAGGGCGACCAGCATGCGGAAGTCGGCGATGTCATCACCGCGATCTACTTTGGCGAGATTCAAAAGTCCCGTCGGTTCTTGGTTCAGGGTGCCCAGCCACCGGATCTGCAGTGGTCCAGTCTGCCGGTGAACGAACGCGTCGAAAAATACGTCATCCGAGTCAGCGAATTGGATGCCGAGGATGCCGCATCACGGCTTCGGTTCTTCATCGATTATTTGCAGGATGAAGATTCGATGCTGTCACGCGACGCCTACGACGAATTCGCCATCACCCCCTATGAAGCGGTCCGCGAAATCAAGGACGACATGGACCACGCCCAACTGATCCAGTGGATCGAAGATCCGGAACTGTCGGCGGATCGAAAACGCTTGTACCTGACCATGCTGGGCGTCTGCGGCAGCGAAGACGACCTGCCGATGCTGGAACGCATGTTGCGCAGCGAACAAAAAAGTGTCCGGAACGGCCTGGACGCCTTGATCGCCTGTTATCTGACACTGGCCGGCGAAAAGGGATTGCCGCTGATCAACGAGAAATTCTTGGCCAACAGGCAATGCGGCTACGGCGACACCTACGCGGCCATCATGGCCATCCGATTCCACGGGACCGAAGGCGATGTGATCGCCCGCAGTGCATTGATTGAATCCTTGCACCTGATTCTGCAGCGTCCGGACTTGGCCGATTTGGTCATTCCCGACTTGGCACGATGGGAAGATTGGTCGCAAATCGATCGCATGAAACAGTTGTTTTTGGAAGCCGATGAAGAAACCAGCTTTGTCCGCGTCCCGGTCGTCAATTACCTGAAAGCCTGTCCCAAGCCCGAGGCGCGCGAAGCACTGGACGAATTGTCCAAAGTCGACCCCGAAGCGGTCCGCCGGGCCAACATGTTCTTTTCGATTCCCAAGCCTCAGCCCGAAGATTCTAGTGATCAGGATTCGGGATCCGAATCCGAGAATGCGGAACCCGCCGCCACGTCATCCTGGCGATTTGAACAAACCGACCGGCCGGCGCTGAAGGTGCAGACGGCCGAGGCGGCCGCCGCCCCGTGGGCGAACCTTTGTCGCATCGCCGGCGTAATGGCGGTGAATCTGGGTTCGATCGTGATCGGCCAGTACCTGCTTTTGACCGGCGGAGCCCGCTGAATTTCCCTTGGCGTCGGCACGACGCAGGTCGGGGGAACGGCCCTAAAGATCGCGTTGGACGGTCGGATTCCGGATTTTTGTTTCTGTGTTCGATCGTGACGGTTTAAATTTTCGATCATGACTGCTGCCATGTCTGTTGATGCTGCACAACTGTCCGCGACCGATGATTCGGTTGAATTTCCCTATCGCGCGATCAGTCCTTGGGCGATCATGTCGATCGTGTTTGCCTTCTTGGCGTTGGTCGGCATCTTGTGGTGGCCTGTGCTGGGAATGGCGGCATTGGGCCTGGCCGCGTCGGTGCTGGCGCTGCGGATGATCGGCCGTTATCCCGACGAATACAGCGGCAAATTGCTGGCGATGATCGGGCTGGCGGTCAACGGACTGATGCTTGCGGGCGTGGGATCGCTGCACGCGTATTGGTACATGACCGAGGTGCCCGACGGTTATACGCGAGTCCATTTTTACGAGCTGCAGCAACCCGAAAGCGAATCGGACATGCCGGCCGATAAAGCTTTTGAGATTGACGGGGAGAAGGTTTTTTTGAAGGGTTACATCCACCCGTCCTCCGGCAGCGGAATGCTTCGTCAATTCATCCTGGTTCCCGACTTGGGCACTTGCTGTTTCGGCGGACAACCGGTCAGCAGCGACATGATTGAAGTGACGCTCAAGGGCGGGCAGACCGTTCGTGCCGGTTTCCTGAAACAGAAACTGGCCGGCGAGTTCCAGTTGAACCGAACGCCGCGTGAAATCGCCGACTTTGACAACCAAGTGTTGTATCGAATGAAGGTCGACCAAATCCGCTGAACCTCGTCATCCGTACACCGCGATCCCAGGTTTTTGTTGTGCAGCCGAACATTGTCCCGACCTCGATCGCGTCCCTGGCACGCCAAGCCGCGGGCATTCGCTGGAACCTGCTGGCCGCTTGTTTGACCCTGACGGCCGGATTGTGGGCTGCCGCGACGGTGAGCGCCGAGGACCAATCCCGCCCCTCACGCGCGGCCATTCGCGGTGCCCAGGTGGACGATGAGGGACGCGAGCTGGCGGAAGATCGCAAGAGCAGTCAGGCGCGGTTGGCCAAAGGCGATATCAACTTCGACGACTTGAAGTTTGATATCGAAAAAGGTGAAACCTTTGACGAAAAACAATTGACCGATCGTGTCAAATTTCTGAACGGACGAAGCGTCGAACTGCGCGGCTATATCTTGCCCAGCACACTGTTCCGGATGACCAACATCGATCAGTTCGTTTTGGTACGTGACAACCAAGAATGTTGCTTCGGACCCGGCGCGGCGCTTTTTGATTGTGTGATGGTCAAGATGACCGATGGCAACACCACCGACTTTGTCACTCGTCCGGTGACCGTGCGGGGCAAATTCAAGATCGATGCCAAGTCCTATCGCTACCCCGGCGGTCGCGGACCCGACGGTGCCAGCCACTTGGCCGTGTTTGAAATCGAAGGCGTCGAAGTCCGCTAGCGACTTGTGGTTTTCTCATCGTTGCCTCTGGCTGCTGCGAAAGCATCGTCGCAACACGCAACTTTCGCGAAGCCAATGGCGACGATCAAAACCAGCAGCCCGATAGACCGCCTCCAGGCGTCCGTGCATTCGCTGATTCATTGAAATCAGGCGGACCAGCCCGGTTTTGGTTCGCGGTGCACCGTGGTGTCGACGCCTTCGCGCAACCGTTCGATCGCGTCGCTGACCTTTTCGATCTTCGCGGCATCGGTCATTGGGATTAGCGCCAGACGGAATGAGACGCATTCACCCGGTTCCAACGTGACGACGCGACCTTGTCCGGTTTCGAACTCGCGGGTGTTGGGCAAATTGGTTGCCGGTTCCAAACCGGTCACGTAACCATCGTTTTCCGACGACGTGTTCTTCCAGGTCACGAAGTAGGGCAGGGTCTTGGTCGCAAAGTCAACGGCAAGCGCCTTGTCGCGATCGGCCGAACACAGCATCGCGGTGGTGTGCCCGTTGTCGTCGGCTTGCAACTGGCTGAAATACACCCGTTCGCCATAACCAGCCGTGGGCGGACCGAATTGATTCCATTGGTCGATCTCGCCGGCAGACAGATCATCTTTGCCGGCCAATTCAACGGTCGGGGCGTCCAACGTCGCACCTTCGCCCAAGACGGGTGGACCGACGTTGATGTGATAAAGCATCTGTGCCGTGGCGGCTTTATCCAGCTCGTTGGTCACGTCATCCAACAGATCCACTCGTGTCGACCCGGCATGCATGCGAATACGACTTCGCAGGCGCAATCGCTTGAAGAACAGACGGCTTTCCAACATTTCACCGATCAAGTCCAGACGTCCGGACGCTTCGTCAAACTCGATCGACAACGAATCGGCCGGCAAGTTGGCGATCCGGCCGTGCAGCGGATACACCAGATGGCCCGCATCGTCGTGTTGGGGTGCGCCATTGCTTTCCAACCCACAACGTGCGACCAGTTCGTCGAAACCTTCCAGCCAACCCAACCCGCTGGGATCGAACACGGGAACATGTTGGGGATGAACCGGGCCTTCGACCGGGGATCGCCAACCGAAACGAGTCCCACCGACTTCGATTTCCCAAATGCCCATTCCGCGACTGGGCAAGACGCGCACAATTGCCGCACCGGTGTCGATTTCAACGATTTCGACCCCGTCGCTGCGGCCACCGACGAACCGACCCAGGCGTGTCACGATGTCGCCCTGACGCGTGTTGACCGTCATCGAAAGCGGCGAATCCGGGTCCCATCGGATGGAATCCGATCGGTTTTCTAGCGAACGCAATGGCTGGGATTCTGTTGTCATCTTGGTCTTTCGGGAATGTGCTGCACCGGTGTGCGTTCTTGTACCCAGAACAGGCAGTGAATAAAACGGTCGTTTCGGGTTGCGCCAAACGCCCCTTCCGCCGAACGCGAACCCTGCTTGGCGTCCCCCTGGATCCTGCCCAAAGCGATCGGCAACCGACATTCAATACCAGACCGGAACCATGAGCCAGATCAAGTTAGACGAAGGTTTGATTTCAAGCGACAACGTGGCCGCCATCTTGGACCGCGCCATGGACGCAGGCGATGGATTGCTGCGGCTGACCCCGACCTGGGTGCCACGTTCGTTTCTGCATCCCGGACGACGGATCAAACTGCACCCCAACGACTACTATCGCTTCGGCGCCCAACGCGGTGGGATCGATGAACGATGGTTCGGCAGCACGACCGAGGCGGCAAACGATGGTCGCGTCTGGCACGAAGGGCTCAGCATGTGCCTGTTCGAAGGCCAACAATTTTTGCTGCGGGACGCCGTTGCCGAACAGGGCGATCGACTGATCGGCAAAGACATGTTTGCGAAGTATGACCGTTGGCCCGTGTATTCGAAATTCTTCGACAACATGGGGCCGATCCCGCACCACATGCACCAGACCTTCGAGGACGCCAAACTGGTCGGCCAAGAAGGCAAACCGGAAAGTTATTACTTTCCGCCCCAACTGAACAACGTCGACAACAACTTCGCATACACGTTCATGGGGTTGGAACCCGGCACGCAACCCGAAGACGTCCGTCGGTGTTTGGAACGTTGGGACGACGGCGATAACGGCATCTTGGATCTCAGTCGCGCCTATCGATTGCAGCGTGGTACCGGTTGGCTGATCCCGCCGGGTGTTTTGCACGCACCGGGTTCACTGTGCACCTATGAACCGCAGTGGGGCAGCGACGTGTTCGGCATGTACCAATCAATCGTCGAAGGCCGCTACGTCCCCTGGGACTTGTTGGTCAAAGACATGCCGGAGGAAAAACATCGCGACTTGGATTTCATCGTCGGCCAGCTGGATTGGGACAAGAATGTCGACACCCATTTCAAGCAAAGCAATTTCTTGCAACCCGTTCGCGACGAATCACGCAGCGGCGATGGATACGAAGACCTGTGGATCGTCTATGGGACTGTCGACGGACGTCAATTGTTCAGCGCAAAAGAGTTGACCATCCAGCCAGGTGCGAAGTGCAAACTGCAAGACCCCGGTGCAAGCAGTTGGATCACCGTCCAAGGACGCGGACGGATGGGCAATTTGGATCTGCAGACCCCCGCGATGATTCGCTTCGGTGAACACACGACCGACGAAGTCTTCATCTCTCACACCGCGGCGACCGCCGGTGTGGAAATCGAAAACACCGGCAGCGAACCGTTGGTCGGTCTGCGATACTTTGGTCCCGACACCCACGAAAACCTTCCCTCCGCCGGCAGCTGAAACGCGAATTCGATAGAAAGCGAGCACAACGATGACTGATCATCCCAATCAATTTCCCAAACTGCACAACGCGGCATGGCCGGGGGTCGTGGGCAAAGGCGACGACGACGCCAACCCGGTGATCGAACTGGACGAAATGCTGGATCTGACCGCAGCCGCCCAAGTCGATGGACGCAAATTCGATGGCGTTGACATCTTTTTGTACGATCCACACATCTCGATCGATTCCACTGACGAACAGTTGGAAGATGTCGCCCGCCGGGTCAAAGAACGCGGACTGGTGATCGGCAGCGTCGTCGCACCGGTTTGGGGACCGACCGGCGGTGGCCCTGCCGGCGGCACCAAGGACGACATCGAAGCCTTTCTGACGCAGGTCCGCAAAGGCTGTAGCGTTGCCAAACGTTTGACCGAGATCGGGATTCGACCCTACGGCGTGGTGCGTTTGGATTCGGCCATGCCCGTGGCCGATTGGATCAAAGATCCGCACGCCAACCAGTCGCGCATCGCCGACACGTTCAAAGCGGCCGCGGACATCGCCGAAGAATACGACCAACGTTTGGCCGCCGAAGGCGAAATCTGCTGGGGCGGTATGCACAGTTGGCGAAAGATGGCCGACCTTTTGGAACGTGTCGGTCACCCTGAACGGTTCGGTTTCCAAGCCGACATGGCGCACACGTTGTTGTACCTGTTGGGCTACAACGCACCGGAAGACGCCATCCTGCCGCAAGACTTTGACTGGAACGACAAAGATCGTTTGGATCATGCGTTCAAGGAATTGACCCACGTCTTGCGTCCATGGACCATTGATTTTCATGTCGCCCAGAACGACGCGTCGGTCCACGGAACGGGCAGCCACGACAAGACAGGACGTCACTGTTTGCCCGATGACCCCAACGGCAAACTAGACATCGCCCATGACGCCGGATACTGGTTGCGTGACGAACACGGTGATGTGCTGACGACGTGTCGACACATCTGTTGGGACGGATGCATGTTCCCCAATGACGTCATGCACAGTGCCGACACGTGGAATCACATCTTGGCCGCCATGCTTAGCGTTCAAGACGCTCACGGCTGGAACGAATAGTTCTCCCACGACCCGACGGATATCGGATCAATCGATCCTTTGCGTCCCGTCTTCGATCATCACCGTTCGGCACCAACGGCCGATCGGTGCATGTTAAAACCTTGCCGAAACGCTCCCACCCATTTCTCCCCGCTCAGCGAACGCACCTGCACCAATGAAAACCTTGAACATCGGCATGATCGGCTACGGCTTCATGGGCCGAACCCACACCAATGGTTACTGCCAGGCGAATCACTTTTTTGATTTGCAGTACAAGCCGGTCCTGAAAGCCGTTTGTGCACGCAACGAGGAAAAGGCGAAGGCGTTTGCCCAGCAATGGGGATACGAATCGGTGGAAACCGATTGGCGAAAGCTGATCGAGCGTGACGACATCGACGCCATCGACGTTTGCACGCCGAACAATTTGCACAAGGAAATTTCCATCGCCGCCGCCAAAGCGGGCAAGATGATCCTGTGCGAAAAGCCGTTGGCAATGAATACGGCCGAAGGCGAAGAAATGTGCAAGGCTGTCGAAGACGCCGGCGTTCGGAACATGGTCTGGTACAACTACCGACGTGTTCCCGCCGTGACGCTGGCCAAACAACTGATCGACCAAGGTCGCTTGGGCAAAATCTTTCATTACCGCGCAAACTTTCTGCAAGACTGGACGATCAACGCGGACGTGCCCCAAGGCGGTGCGGCGACGTGGCGGTTGGATGCCGAAGCGGCCGGAAGCGGCGTGACAGGCGACCTGCTGGCGCACTGTATCGACACCGCCATCTGGCTCAACGGCGGCATCACCGATGTCTCCGCCGTCACGGAAACCTTCGTCAAGGAACGCACCCACGCGGAAACGGGCGAAAAGAAACCCGTCAAGATCGACGACGCATGCAGCTTCTTCTGCCACTTCGATAACGGGTCACTGGGATTGTTCGAATCGACCCGCTACGCCCGCGGCCACAAGGCGCTTTACACGCTGGAAATCAACGGCGAAAAAGCATCGATCCGTTGGGACCTTCACGATCTGCACCGCCTGGAATATTTCGATCACAGCGATGATTCAGTCGTTCGCGGTTGGCGCAGTGTGCACGTGACCGACGGCGATCAGCCCTACATGGGCAACTGGTGGGTACCCGGTCTGCAGATCGGTTACGAACACACCTTCATTCACCAAGTCGCCGATTTCCTGAAGTCGTTGGAGACCGGTGAAGCGATCGGTCCGACCTTCCGCGATGCCCTGGAAACCCAGAAGGTCTGCGACGCTGTCTTGTCCAGTGCCGCCGACCGTGCTTGGAAAAACGTCTAACCGCATTGCCCGGGGCGATACGGTTGGATCACCGATCGGATTCGTTCGATTCTTCGGCGTCGACCGTGATTTCTTGCGGGACGCCGACGGGGACCCCGCGCACCTTCGCATAGCCGCCGATGGCGACCACGACGGCTGCCAATGTCAGCATGATGGTCAACGTCCGACCACGCTGCTGGCGGAGCTTCTGCAGTGCCGCGCTTCGTCCGACCAAGGCCGCGGCTAGAAACATGACGACGAAAGCCAACAACATTTTCGTTCCGATCAGGGCGTGATAGATCCCGTCGCCCCGATGGTCTTCGATCGCACGAATGTAGTTGTAAAAACCGCTGATCAAAAACAGCAAAATACCGGCGTGGACAAATCGTTTCCAACGGTCGGCGACCGCCGCACGCAACGCCTGATGCGACTCGTCGGGAATCTGTGACGCGGCGGGCATCAGCACCAACGCGGTGAATGCGCTGCCGCCGATCAAGACGATCGCCGTGCCGACGTGGGTGATGCGTGAGATGACATCCAGGATTTCCACAGCAACTCCGCCGGGTATCGGGTTCGAAAAAGACGGCCGTAACGGCCAATTCAAGGATCCAGTGTCGTGTCATCGTAGTGGCTTGCCGAGTGCCGCTGCAGGGGCGATCGACCACACCGATGCTCGGCCCGATCTGGATTACAATCAAGTGTCGATCCCACTGTTAACAATGACATCCTCGGTGCACAGAATCGTCGTGCGTAAAACTGTCGTGGCCTAAACCTTCGTGCCAGGAACCGCGGCGTCACCATGTCCTGGAATGCTGCCCGCCCTTGGCGATCCCAAACCGTGATAGTGACAGGTACTTTGACCTCCATACGCTCATCCATGCTCACACGTTTGAACCCGACGACATTTCTGCCCGGCATTCTGGGTGGGCTTTCTTTATGGATCAGCTTGACCGGCAGTTTGGTCGACCCACTGGGCGTTTCGCGCAGCGCATCCGCCGAAGATCGAATCAACGTCGTGTGGATCATCGCCGATGACTTGGGCCCCGAACTGGGCTGCTATGGGTATCCATCGGTCCAGACGCCGAACATCGATCGGCTTGCCCACGAAGGCCGGCGATACACTCATGCGTTTGCCACCGCACCGGTATGTTCCTCCTCACGCACCGCATTTCAAACCGGCCACTACCAAACCACCGTTGGCGGTCATCACCACAACACTCGTGACAAGCAACCGTTGCCCGACGGCATCACGACGGTGACGCAGCAGATGCAAAAGGCTGGTTACTTTGTTTGCAACGGTAGCGGAAAGGCGGGCGACAAAAAGTTCGCCAAGTCACACCTGAATTTTCAATACCAACCTCACGCGTTCTTTGACGGTGCCGATTGGTCGCAACGACGTCCCGGACAACCGTTCTTTGCACAGGTGCAAATCAAGGAGCCTCATCGCACGTTCGTCCAGCGGGATCGCGAATATCCAAATGTGCCGATACCACCGTATTATCCCGACCATCCGATCACCCGCGCCGATTGGGGAAACTACTTGGCCAGCATCGAAATGCTGGACCGAAAAGTCGGTGCCGTGCTGAAGCGTCTGGATGACGAGGGATTGACGGACAACACGCTGGTGATTTTCACCGGTGATCATGGTCGACCACATGTGCGTGCCAAACAGTGGTTGTATGAAGGCGGATTACACGTGCCACTGATTCTGCGATGGCCCGGTCGTATTGCGGCAAAGGAGGTCAGCGACGACTTGGCGTCTCTGCTGGACCTGATGCCGACGACTCTGGCCGCCGCGAACGCCGATGTTCCCGAACTCCCGGGACGCAATCTTCTGGATCCGAACGCCTCCGGCCATGACGTCTTGTTCGCCGCACGGGATCGATGCGGCGATGCCATCGACCGAATCCGTTCGGTGCGAACCAAGGATTTCAAATATATCCGCAATTTCCACCCAGAATTGCCCTACATGCAGCACAGCGGATACAAGCGTTTGCAGTACCCCGTGGATACCTTGATGCGTGTCTTGCACCAGCGTGGTGAATTTGATTCGCCCTTCATGGCGAATCGTCGACCAACCGAAGAACTGTACGACTTGCGGACCGACCCGCATGAACAGCACAACCTGGCCGACGATCCACAGTATGCGACCCAGTTGATTCGACTTCGCCAGTTGGTCGACCAATGGATCGTTCGCACCGACGACCAGGGACGGTTGGATGAATCCGTCAATGTGGACATGGATGCGTTGATGAAAGAAAAACGCCGGTGGTATGAACAGTCCCTTCGCAAACGCGGTTTAGATCCGGGCCTGTCGGACGAAGAATATTTGCAATGGTGGAATGACTACCTGCACGCCGAGCGATCAAAATGATGCGATCCTCTTTGGTGAATCACGTCGGTATGGTTGACATCAATATGCGTTTATCGTCTGACCAAGTTCGACCGCTCGTTGACATGTTTGTTCCGCTCGTCATCGTGATCGGCGGCCTATTGTTTGCCGGTGTGGATCGTGTCTGCGTCGCCGGGGATGCAAAGGGGTTGCCCAACATCGTGGTCATCTATGGTGACGACATCGGGTACGGCGACTTTGGTTGTTACGGCGGAACCGGGGCCGACACAGCAAACATCGACGCCCTGGCCGACGGCGGCATGCGATTCACGTCCGCGTACTGCACGGCGGCGACGTGCACGCCGTCACGCTATTCCTTGTTGACCGGACAGTATGCGTTTCGAAATCAGGCTGCGAAGATCCTTCCGGGCAATGCACCCCTGATCATTGATACCGATCGACCCAATCTTGCCAGCTTCCTGCGATCGGTCGGATATCGCACGGGTTTGGTCGGCAAGTGGCACTTGGGATTGGGACACGCCGACCGTCCACTGGACTGGAACGGCAAGATTGCACCTGGTCCCGCCGAAGTCGGATTCGATGAATCGTTCAACATGGCCGCCACCGCTGATCGAGTCCCGTCGGTGTACATCCGCGACGGGCGCGTCGTGAACTTGGATCCCAATGATCCCATTGGTGTGAACTATCAATCCAAGATCGGCGATGAACCGACCGGACGATCACACCCTGAATTGCTGAAGGTCCAAGCCGATGATCAGCATTCCTGCACGATCGTCAACGGCGTCAGCCGCATCGGATACATGACCGGTGGAAAAGCGGCCCGCTTCAAGGACGAAGACATGGCCGATACGTACTTGAACGAGGCAATCGACTTTGTCCGCAGGAACAAAGACCAACCGTTCTTTTTGTACTACGCCCCCAACGAAAACCATGTTCCTCGCGTCATTCACCCAAGATTCGCAGGATCATCTGGCCTTGGACCACGTGGTGACGCTCTGATGGTGTTCGATTGGTGCGTCGGCCGGTTCGTTGAAACACTACGCAGCGAAGGTTTGGAACAGAACACGTTGATCATTCTGTCATCCGACAACGGCCCCGTGTTGTTCGATGGGTACTGGGACGGCGCGATCAACAGAACAGGGGACCACCGAGCCGCCGGTCCCTGGCGTGGCGGAAAGTACAGTCGATGGGAAGGCGGCACGCGGATGCCCTTGATCACCTATTGGCCCGGTACGATATCGCCCGGCGTTTCTGATGCCTTGATCAGCCAAGTCGATTTGTTCCGGTCCATCGCTGCACTGATCAAGATGCCATTTCCCGATAACGCCGCAATGGATGGTCAAGACGTCTCCGCGGCCCTGTTAGGTCATACCGATCAAGGTCGCGACTTCGTCATCCAAGAAGCTTTAACCCAGTTGGCCGTGCGACAAGGCGACTGGAAATACTTGCCGCCGGGAAGCATTACCGAGCGTGGTGGCATCGACCAATGGAAATCAATCACCGTCGATGAACCGGGCTGGTTGTTCAACCTTGCCGATGACCCAGGCGAATTGAAGAACGTTGCCACGGATCACCCCGATAAGGTTGCACAGTTACGCCGTATCATCGCCGACGTGGCGCCGGAAAAAGTGATCGGTGCCGAAGGGTTGAATAAAAAGCAGCTCGGTTTCTAGCGAGATTCATCATGTATCGACCGTGGTTACTTCTGGGCGTTTTGGCACTCGTTTCAACCGAGGCATTGGCGGCAGACCGCCCCAATATCGTTCTGTTCTTTGTCGATGATCTTGGCTGGAGCAATCTGG
This window encodes:
- a CDS encoding helix-turn-helix domain-containing protein, whose amino-acid sequence is MPNVTQLRSFAKLLTQHGLAMWVLDEDDRIALATDAVGDRLRCDSDELIGVRVTSAGDDDALSRCAAHLTPPPGRGVTGLLVVPWSGPECPNAAPGLVECAAFLSWPTAPGRSLTIGWIGPSDRFPLYPSQTNDPSWQASIELQRHLRIWMDEDRRIHDPIIAGDSDAIRRTRRQLEIAGRIRDDTLITAPGGFPSERLAQRLHQLSTPVDSDDANQPAIEPTETIDGALMDLELLEAVAAPLISHLTGDGRPTATVVLRGLEETPPDVQQRVDQWKDLFGQRLRLIAILDRRHKGSADVIEPLMRRLCGLMIDVPFLADRPDDVPTVAAALLESRRSGGNVIAERFNRDGQDALVRYPWPGDIGELDDAVRFAAGMGSQAVLTREHLPLAVRSYRPPSAEADAMGDIDLDATLHQIERRLIEEAVAAADGNRSEAARRLGISRARLLRRLESQPDGDTGTTKDDSTPSISNE
- a CDS encoding calmodulin-binding protein, which codes for MIRQIFIAAVLAAAAFATIQPASAEPRAYGQAWGGGARPHDWNRFYHYPYVYYPQNFYGQDYYKSSDSLYHRYPSEMRIPVYNKRWHNFYPSNRRFHSGHHFILDTF
- a CDS encoding DUF3299 domain-containing protein is translated as MSVDAAQLSATDDSVEFPYRAISPWAIMSIVFAFLALVGILWWPVLGMAALGLAASVLALRMIGRYPDEYSGKLLAMIGLAVNGLMLAGVGSLHAYWYMTEVPDGYTRVHFYELQQPESESDMPADKAFEIDGEKVFLKGYIHPSSGSGMLRQFILVPDLGTCCFGGQPVSSDMIEVTLKGGQTVRAGFLKQKLAGEFQLNRTPREIADFDNQVLYRMKVDQIR
- a CDS encoding DUF3299 domain-containing protein, with protein sequence MTAGLWAAATVSAEDQSRPSRAAIRGAQVDDEGRELAEDRKSSQARLAKGDINFDDLKFDIEKGETFDEKQLTDRVKFLNGRSVELRGYILPSTLFRMTNIDQFVLVRDNQECCFGPGAALFDCVMVKMTDGNTTDFVTRPVTVRGKFKIDAKSYRYPGGRGPDGASHLAVFEIEGVEVR
- a CDS encoding aldose 1-epimerase family protein: MTTESQPLRSLENRSDSIRWDPDSPLSMTVNTRQGDIVTRLGRFVGGRSDGVEIVEIDTGAAIVRVLPSRGMGIWEIEVGGTRFGWRSPVEGPVHPQHVPVFDPSGLGWLEGFDELVARCGLESNGAPQHDDAGHLVYPLHGRIANLPADSLSIEFDEASGRLDLIGEMLESRLFFKRLRLRSRIRMHAGSTRVDLLDDVTNELDKAATAQMLYHINVGPPVLGEGATLDAPTVELAGKDDLSAGEIDQWNQFGPPTAGYGERVYFSQLQADDNGHTTAMLCSADRDKALAVDFATKTLPYFVTWKNTSSENDGYVTGLEPATNLPNTREFETGQGRVVTLEPGECVSFRLALIPMTDAAKIEKVSDAIERLREGVDTTVHREPKPGWSA
- a CDS encoding cupin domain-containing protein; the encoded protein is MSQIKLDEGLISSDNVAAILDRAMDAGDGLLRLTPTWVPRSFLHPGRRIKLHPNDYYRFGAQRGGIDERWFGSTTEAANDGRVWHEGLSMCLFEGQQFLLRDAVAEQGDRLIGKDMFAKYDRWPVYSKFFDNMGPIPHHMHQTFEDAKLVGQEGKPESYYFPPQLNNVDNNFAYTFMGLEPGTQPEDVRRCLERWDDGDNGILDLSRAYRLQRGTGWLIPPGVLHAPGSLCTYEPQWGSDVFGMYQSIVEGRYVPWDLLVKDMPEEKHRDLDFIVGQLDWDKNVDTHFKQSNFLQPVRDESRSGDGYEDLWIVYGTVDGRQLFSAKELTIQPGAKCKLQDPGASSWITVQGRGRMGNLDLQTPAMIRFGEHTTDEVFISHTAATAGVEIENTGSEPLVGLRYFGPDTHENLPSAGS
- a CDS encoding sugar phosphate isomerase/epimerase family protein; this translates as MTDHPNQFPKLHNAAWPGVVGKGDDDANPVIELDEMLDLTAAAQVDGRKFDGVDIFLYDPHISIDSTDEQLEDVARRVKERGLVIGSVVAPVWGPTGGGPAGGTKDDIEAFLTQVRKGCSVAKRLTEIGIRPYGVVRLDSAMPVADWIKDPHANQSRIADTFKAAADIAEEYDQRLAAEGEICWGGMHSWRKMADLLERVGHPERFGFQADMAHTLLYLLGYNAPEDAILPQDFDWNDKDRLDHAFKELTHVLRPWTIDFHVAQNDASVHGTGSHDKTGRHCLPDDPNGKLDIAHDAGYWLRDEHGDVLTTCRHICWDGCMFPNDVMHSADTWNHILAAMLSVQDAHGWNE